The following coding sequences are from one Triticum aestivum cultivar Chinese Spring chromosome 5A, IWGSC CS RefSeq v2.1, whole genome shotgun sequence window:
- the LOC123105652 gene encoding uncharacterized protein: protein MMGGGGTRGRRRWTQRSCRAGGAGGVVTRTVAAPEDRGASAATRRSAAGFAHVDKQQRLYGLSSQDSTSSSRSTIIEDFLHSDLCEYKRKRSSGNATKCLPNHHSLSSMMSESRNHSAATEMPAASEKPSFSWPTEKQVPDNKKLFPATSTVSDNGSPYRPKFHLDRGRNNAKQTPTPKESSGMCSFSYQLARGAGRSDSMKMGPTSAKCSLAETMSMLRQRRFGRSYQNQNRIGALNRRHKNTQSGGAINMVKKEETYNQSDLSTGRHWQTLLDNALVRGRLQPLNEESPEQLWSCTNSESDKAICFSSGGSIDGLQVSFSSDTSDTSDNSNLSSLGTVSNDQWRMSFKKVHCPLAARINYIPRASCKEIEQASPVSVLEYPAGDFSDAENIKQDTTDPDAPQLRHELPSEENITEVAVDAAINNYLCSEMEATETDETIQLVEDTPCEFEDEEEREFCYLLDILIASGIHGVEEDQLYKVCQSLDCPAGYDVFDKLEKKYKKVAQWSRADRKLTFDMVNSILSEILAPCLDMHPWATTARNMAPAWGSEGLLEKLLQVLTRRREELAPRVHKKEKQVLNQKWPDLADYIERAGRDVERMIKDDLLEELVLELMSS, encoded by the exons ATGATGGGCGGCGGCGGCACCCGCGGGCGGCGGAGGTGGACGCAGCGGTCGTGCCGGGCGGGAGGAGCGGGCGGGGTCGTCACGCGGACGGTGGCGGCGCCGGAGGATCGCGGCGCGAGCGCGGCTACGCGGCGGAGCGCTGCAG gGTTTGCTCATGTGGACAAGCAGCAGCGTCTCTACGGACTATCATCACAAGATTCCACAAGTAGCAGTAGATCTACAATAATAGAAGATTTT CTTCATTCGGATTTATGTGAATATAAGCGTAAGAGGTCCAGCGGCAATGCTACAAAATGCCTTCCTAACCACCATTCTCTGTCATCCATGATGTCAGAATCAAGGAATCATAGTGCAGCAACTGAAATGCCGGCAGCTTCTGAAAAACCTTCCTTTTCATGGCCAACAGAGAAGCAAGTCCCCGACAATAAAAAACTTTTTCCTGCCACCAGTACTGTGTCGGATAATGGGTCGCCCTACCGTCCTAAATTTCATCTTGACAGAGGTAGGAACAATGCAAAGCAGACTCCAACACCCAAAGAATCCAGTGGCATGTGCAGTTTCAGTTATCAATTAGCTAGAGGTGCTGGAAGATCTGATTCTATGAAGATGGGCCCTACAAGTGCAAAGTGCTCCCTTGCAGAGACAATGTCGATGTTACGTCAACGGCGGTTTGGTCGCAGTTACCAGAATCAAAACCGCATCGGTGCATTAAATCGGAGGCATAAGAACACACAATCTGGAGGAGCAAtcaacatggtaaagaaagaggagaCTTATAATCAGTCTGATTTGTCAACAGGAAGACACTGGCAAACTTTGTTGGATAATGCATTAGTTCGAGGGAGGTTACAGCCACTCAATGAGGAATCACCTGAACAACTGTGGAGCTGTACAAACAGTGAATCTGATAAGGCGATATGCTTTTCCTCCGGTGGCAGCATTGATGGTTTGCAAGTATCTTTTTCAAGTGACACTAGTGACACAAGTGATAACTCCAATTTATCTTCTCTGGGTACAGTGTCAAATGATCAGTGGAGGATGTCCTTCAAGAAG GTACACTGTCCACTTGCTGCACGGATAAATTATATCCCCCGAGCTTCCTGCAAGGAGATTGAGCAGGCAAGCCCTGTATCTGTTCTTGAATATCCAGCTGGGGATTTTTCTGATGCTGAAAACATCAAGCAGGATACAACAGATCCTGATG CTCCCCAGCTAAGGCATGAGCTTCCATCAGAAGAAAATATTACCGAGGTAGCAGTGGATGCTGCAATTAATAATTACTTGTGCTCTGAGATGGAGGCTACTGAAACTGATGAAACCATACAGCTGGTTGAAGACACCCCTTGTGAATTTGAGGACGAAGAGGAAAGAGAGTTCTGCTACTTGCTGGACATTCTAATTGCTTCTGGTATTCATGGCGTTGAGGAGGATCAGCTGTACAAGGTGTGCCAGTCCCTTGATTGCCCTGCAGGCTATGACGTGTTTGACAAGCTTGAGAAGAAATACAAAAAAGTGGCTCAATGGTCAAGGGCAGACAGGAAGCTCACCTTCGACATGGTAAACTCCATACTGTCGGAAATTCTTGCCCCATGTTTGGACATGCACCCTTGGGCAACTACCGCGAGGAATATGGCGCCAGCGTGGGGCTCAGAGGGCCTGTTGGAGAAATTGTTGCAGGTCTTGACTCGGCGGCGAGAAGAACTTGCGCCAAGAGTGCATAAGAAGGAGAAACAAGTGTTAAATCAGAAATGGCCAGATTTGGCAGATTACATCGAGAGGGCAGGTAGGGATGTTGAGAGGATGATAAAGGATGATCTTCTGGAAGAGCTGGTTCTGGAGTTGATGTCCAGCTAG
- the LOC123105654 gene encoding uncharacterized protein isoform X2 produces the protein MAKMSCFSILLTGRRQKRVVGDADKGGGTESDRATVKPVAVECTDAPPAVAAAMVEKCGDKIVADVVIVVAHKGASEVSPARSDSLSDDIDFEFHPQHKSVGFDVQGPEKHATGTVPDARPVAASAGEEAATAVVEEAAAAEVEVDPSAKLKRSCSNMETKRPGPRDSPGTRVRSRSYGDLPGDLLVVTTPRRAHEASPNASVKTSRTADGVMLKRRSSSQVLPSRSRKLWWRLFLWSHRNLHRPWSARPSDAGTPRGGYTSDTLEEPADRKKKKAMVDESPAQPPSQNQWVAFCADHSLSDRVSDWVSSIDNSGCLRIAEEEDDGGDQSMDLTDDRVARPRPMEAGETSGKGGHGKLAKPCAAADDVAQANSIVQSLNGFSSVAHISGMGLKVVPMIAPFSNLRAVNLSGNFIVHISPGSLPKGLHTLDLSRNKIANVEGLRELTKLRVLNLSYNRISRIGHGLSNCTAMRELYLAGNKIGDVEGLHRLLRLAALDLGFNRLTTAKALGQLVANYHSLLALNLVGNPVQANVGDDALRKAVTDLLPQLAYLNKQPLKPREAATDSVARAALGTGGRRRGAPRRLSQSPGSSSSSSSRSRSKGRQHHGSSMTARK, from the exons ATGGCCAAGATGAGCTGCTTCTCCATCCTGCTCACCGGCCGGAGGCAGAAACGAGTG GTTGGTGATGCCGACAAGGGTGGTGGAACTGAGAGCGATCGCGCCACGGTGAAGCCGGTGGCGGTGGAGTGTACTGACGCGCCGCCGGCGGTTGCCGCTGCCATGGTGGAGAAATGCGGCGACAAGATCGTCGCCGATGTGGTCATCGTGGTGGCGCACAAGGGCGCCAGTGAGGTGTCGCCAGCAAGATCGGACAGTCTGTCTGACGACATTGATTTCGAGTTCCACCCGCAGCACAAGTCCGTCGGCTTCGACGTCCAGGGACCGGAGAAGCATGCCACTGGCACCGTGCCGGACGCGCGTCCGGTGGCCGCGAGCGCCGGGGAGGAGGCCgcgacggcggtggtggaggaggctgCGGCAGCGGAGGTGGAGGTGGACCCGTCGGCGAAGCTCAAGCGCTCGTGCTCCAACATGGAGACGAAGCGGCCTGGCCCGAGGGACTCCCCGGGCACGCGGGTGCGGTCGCGCTCCTACGGCGACCTGCCGGGCGACCTCCTCGTGGTCACCACCCCGCGGCGCGCGCACGAGGCGAGCCCCAATGCGTCGGTGAAGACGTCGCGCACCGCCGACGGCGTTATGCTCAAGCGGCGGTCGTCTAGCCAGGTGTTGCCGTCGCGGAGCCGGAAGCTGTGGTGGCGGCTCTTCCTCTGGAGCCACCGCAACTTGCACCGGCCCTGGTCGGCGCGCCCAAGCGACGCTGGCACTCCCCGCGGCGGGTACACGTCGGACACGCTCGAGGAGCCGGCCGACCGCAAGAAGAAGAAGGCGATGGTGGACGAGTCGCCGGCGCAGCCGCCATCGCAGAACCAGTGGGTCGCCTTCTGCGCCGACCACTCCCTGAGCGACCGCGTCAGCGACTGGGTGAGCAGCATCGACAACAGCGGGTGCCTCCGCatcgccgaggaggaggacgacggtggcgaCCAGAGCATGGACCTCACCGACGACCGCGTGGCGCGTCCGCGTCCCATGGAGGCCGGGGAGACGTCGGGTAAGGGGGGCCACGGCAAGCTGGCCAAGCCGTGCGCGGCGGCGGACGACGTGGCCCAGGCCAACAGCATCGTCCAGTCCCTCAACGGCTTCTCCTCCGTGGCGCACATCTCCGGGATGGGCCTCAAGGTCGTGCCCATGATCGCGCCCTTCTCCAACCTCCGCGCCGTCAACCTCTCCGGCAACTTCATCG TTCATATCTCCCCCGGATCGCTGCCGAAGGGCCTGCACACGCTGGATCTGTCGCGGAACAAGATCGCCAACGTCGAGGGGCTCCGGGAGCTGACTAAGCTGCGCGTGCTGAACCTCAGCTACAACCGGATCTCGCGCATCGGCCACG GGCTGTCGAACTGCACGGCGATGAGGGAGCTGTACCTGGCGGGGAACAAGATCGGCGACGTGGAGGGGCTGCACCGGCTGCTGAGGCTGGCGGCGCTGGACCTGGGCTTCAACAGGCTCACCACGGCCAAGGCGCTGGGCCAGCTGGTGGCCAACTACCACTCCCTCCTGGCGCTCAACCTGGTGGGCAACCCCGTGCAGGCCAACGTCGGCGACGACGCGCTGCGCAAGGCCGTCACCGACCTCCTCCCGCAGCTGGCCTACCTCAACAAGCAGCCCCTCAAGCCGCGGGAGGCGGCCACTGACAGCGTCGCGCGCGCGGCGCTCGGCACGGGAGGGCGCAGGAGGGGGGCGCCGCGGCGCCTGAGCCAGAGCCccgggtcgtcgtcgtcgtcgtcgtccaggAGCAGGTCCAAAGGCAGGCAGCACCACGGCTCGAGCATGACGGCAAGGAAGTGA
- the LOC123105654 gene encoding uncharacterized protein isoform X1 — MAKMSCFSILLTGRRQKRVQVGDADKGGGTESDRATVKPVAVECTDAPPAVAAAMVEKCGDKIVADVVIVVAHKGASEVSPARSDSLSDDIDFEFHPQHKSVGFDVQGPEKHATGTVPDARPVAASAGEEAATAVVEEAAAAEVEVDPSAKLKRSCSNMETKRPGPRDSPGTRVRSRSYGDLPGDLLVVTTPRRAHEASPNASVKTSRTADGVMLKRRSSSQVLPSRSRKLWWRLFLWSHRNLHRPWSARPSDAGTPRGGYTSDTLEEPADRKKKKAMVDESPAQPPSQNQWVAFCADHSLSDRVSDWVSSIDNSGCLRIAEEEDDGGDQSMDLTDDRVARPRPMEAGETSGKGGHGKLAKPCAAADDVAQANSIVQSLNGFSSVAHISGMGLKVVPMIAPFSNLRAVNLSGNFIVHISPGSLPKGLHTLDLSRNKIANVEGLRELTKLRVLNLSYNRISRIGHGLSNCTAMRELYLAGNKIGDVEGLHRLLRLAALDLGFNRLTTAKALGQLVANYHSLLALNLVGNPVQANVGDDALRKAVTDLLPQLAYLNKQPLKPREAATDSVARAALGTGGRRRGAPRRLSQSPGSSSSSSSRSRSKGRQHHGSSMTARK, encoded by the exons ATGGCCAAGATGAGCTGCTTCTCCATCCTGCTCACCGGCCGGAGGCAGAAACGAGTG CAGGTTGGTGATGCCGACAAGGGTGGTGGAACTGAGAGCGATCGCGCCACGGTGAAGCCGGTGGCGGTGGAGTGTACTGACGCGCCGCCGGCGGTTGCCGCTGCCATGGTGGAGAAATGCGGCGACAAGATCGTCGCCGATGTGGTCATCGTGGTGGCGCACAAGGGCGCCAGTGAGGTGTCGCCAGCAAGATCGGACAGTCTGTCTGACGACATTGATTTCGAGTTCCACCCGCAGCACAAGTCCGTCGGCTTCGACGTCCAGGGACCGGAGAAGCATGCCACTGGCACCGTGCCGGACGCGCGTCCGGTGGCCGCGAGCGCCGGGGAGGAGGCCgcgacggcggtggtggaggaggctgCGGCAGCGGAGGTGGAGGTGGACCCGTCGGCGAAGCTCAAGCGCTCGTGCTCCAACATGGAGACGAAGCGGCCTGGCCCGAGGGACTCCCCGGGCACGCGGGTGCGGTCGCGCTCCTACGGCGACCTGCCGGGCGACCTCCTCGTGGTCACCACCCCGCGGCGCGCGCACGAGGCGAGCCCCAATGCGTCGGTGAAGACGTCGCGCACCGCCGACGGCGTTATGCTCAAGCGGCGGTCGTCTAGCCAGGTGTTGCCGTCGCGGAGCCGGAAGCTGTGGTGGCGGCTCTTCCTCTGGAGCCACCGCAACTTGCACCGGCCCTGGTCGGCGCGCCCAAGCGACGCTGGCACTCCCCGCGGCGGGTACACGTCGGACACGCTCGAGGAGCCGGCCGACCGCAAGAAGAAGAAGGCGATGGTGGACGAGTCGCCGGCGCAGCCGCCATCGCAGAACCAGTGGGTCGCCTTCTGCGCCGACCACTCCCTGAGCGACCGCGTCAGCGACTGGGTGAGCAGCATCGACAACAGCGGGTGCCTCCGCatcgccgaggaggaggacgacggtggcgaCCAGAGCATGGACCTCACCGACGACCGCGTGGCGCGTCCGCGTCCCATGGAGGCCGGGGAGACGTCGGGTAAGGGGGGCCACGGCAAGCTGGCCAAGCCGTGCGCGGCGGCGGACGACGTGGCCCAGGCCAACAGCATCGTCCAGTCCCTCAACGGCTTCTCCTCCGTGGCGCACATCTCCGGGATGGGCCTCAAGGTCGTGCCCATGATCGCGCCCTTCTCCAACCTCCGCGCCGTCAACCTCTCCGGCAACTTCATCG TTCATATCTCCCCCGGATCGCTGCCGAAGGGCCTGCACACGCTGGATCTGTCGCGGAACAAGATCGCCAACGTCGAGGGGCTCCGGGAGCTGACTAAGCTGCGCGTGCTGAACCTCAGCTACAACCGGATCTCGCGCATCGGCCACG GGCTGTCGAACTGCACGGCGATGAGGGAGCTGTACCTGGCGGGGAACAAGATCGGCGACGTGGAGGGGCTGCACCGGCTGCTGAGGCTGGCGGCGCTGGACCTGGGCTTCAACAGGCTCACCACGGCCAAGGCGCTGGGCCAGCTGGTGGCCAACTACCACTCCCTCCTGGCGCTCAACCTGGTGGGCAACCCCGTGCAGGCCAACGTCGGCGACGACGCGCTGCGCAAGGCCGTCACCGACCTCCTCCCGCAGCTGGCCTACCTCAACAAGCAGCCCCTCAAGCCGCGGGAGGCGGCCACTGACAGCGTCGCGCGCGCGGCGCTCGGCACGGGAGGGCGCAGGAGGGGGGCGCCGCGGCGCCTGAGCCAGAGCCccgggtcgtcgtcgtcgtcgtcgtccaggAGCAGGTCCAAAGGCAGGCAGCACCACGGCTCGAGCATGACGGCAAGGAAGTGA